Proteins encoded in a region of the Aphis gossypii isolate Hap1 unplaced genomic scaffold, ASM2018417v2 Contig01009, whole genome shotgun sequence genome:
- the LOC126555689 gene encoding uncharacterized protein LOC126555689, with product MLDLSTTVKGLHVVTTSLNHIPVEYPFLYLSPSEYRLVSTTPGSLCRDVLFANERIALNGSKNHTNGSFGRSDPNEPDRLIDPFCTPLSLCKHVKVNVVMRNPRTAFETNATTSSLATLNQNKFAVVAHNLTNITRGVNYKYGFGTTNAMNPTSCSDDNAKYQEELYKQYTVKKNRRAGFTQIQINKNTEKVNDTETEELRDDSYTKLFNSKRYFKPLECGQYIWRHGDDSAVEKQPSLHVGVYPVHKLTTTSQAIKPSSFTDIEVVFEVEMCKTGQLNDPVHSDRIFQKTRSCDSFNSIRSFFQQWQV from the exons ATGTTGGACTTATCTACTACAGTAAAAGGATTGCACGTGGTAACAACTTCGTTGAATCACATACCGGTCGAATATccgtttttgtatttatcgCCCAGCGAATACAGGTTAGTGAGTACTACACCGGGTTCATTGTGTAGAGATGTGTTGTTCGCGAACGAACGGATCGCATTGAACGGGTCAAA GAATCACACGAACGGGTCTTTTGGAAGATCCGATCCGAATGAACCGGATCGTTTAATTGACCCGTTTTGCACACCTCTATCATTGTGTAAACATGTAAAAGTAAATGTCGTAATGCGTAATCCGCGAACGGCCTTCGAGACCAATGCAACTACGTCTAGTTTGGCTACActgaatcaaaataaatttgccGTTGTCGCACATAATTTAACGAACATTACTCGTGGTGTGAATTACAAATACGGTTTTGGAACTACCAATGCGATGAATCCAACATCGTGTTCCGATGACAATGCTAAATATCAAGAAGAACTATACAAGCAATATACGGTT aaaaaaaaccgaagaGCTGGATTCACACAGatacaaatcaataaaaatacggAAAAAGTGAACGATACGGAAACCGAAGAACTTCGAGATGATTCgtacacaaaattatttaacagcaAACGCTATTTTAAGCCTTTGGAATGCGGTCAATACATATGGCGTCACGGTGATGACAGCGCTGTAGAAAAACAACCATCGTTGCACGTAGGCGTGTATCCCGTACACAAATTGACTACTACTAGTCAAGCGATAAAACCTAGCAGTTTCACTGACATTGAAGTCGTATTTGAGGTGGAGATGTGCAAAACGGGTCAATTAAACGATCCGGTTCATTCGGATCGGATCTTCCAAAAGACCCGTTCGTGTGATTCGTTCAATAGTATTCGTTCGTTTTTTCAGCAGTGGCAAGTCTAG